The Miscanthus floridulus cultivar M001 chromosome 7, ASM1932011v1, whole genome shotgun sequence genome includes a region encoding these proteins:
- the LOC136463101 gene encoding probable F-box protein At4g22030, translating to MAAALQAQRLFLTASTSSSSSSSLTTRPRRTTAAPCRAGLRVPSGVQTTTASSIPADGGLKQDWIDVTTTSGSIACSPADRNTAVDKLRAVAEAAADRAEMHDIIGRQRDNWNHLLLHSTNSLTLAASVMAALAPAAPGTVAALKASAGVLLATAAVTMAAVNRVQPSQLAEEQRNATRLWRQLVRDVRATLQHEAQQVTQADVQDAMDRVLALDAAYPLPLLPGMLEKFPKAVEPARWWPRRRPQQQPKSSSTTTRSRSFGRRGVRTTSNGWSQELEEEMRGLLRVLRAKDEHQYLTVGKLVLSINRGLAVAGPALAGTAAVAAAFIGTGDGAWASGAAAACGALAAAVNTVEHGAQLGMLFELLRNCAGFYRKVQEDIEAALGEADVERRENGEVFRTKVALLLGRDAAELRQFRRMASASVKDDDIKDYAGKLF from the coding sequence atggcggcggccctTCAGGCACAGCGCCTCTTCCTGACGGCTTccacctcctcgtcctcgtcctcgtcactCACGACGCGGCCGCGCCGGACCACCGCCGCCCCCTGCCGCGCCGGCCTGCGCGTGCCGTCTGGTGTCCAGACAACAACCGCGTCCTCCATCCCGGCGGACGGCGGCCTCAAACAGGACTGGATCGACGTGACCACCACCAGCGGCAGCATCGCCTGCTCCCCCGCCGACCGCAACACGGCGGTCGACAAGCTCCGCGCGGTGGCGGAGGCCGCGGCGGACCGCGCCGAGATGCACGACATCATCGGGCGGCAGCGGGACAACTGGAACCACCTGCTGCTCCACTCCACCAACTCCCTGACGCTGGCGGCCTCCGTGATGGCGGCGCTGGCGCCCGCCGCGCCGGGAACCGTGGCCGCGCTCAAGGCCTCGGCTGGGGTCCTCCTCGCCACGGCCGCCGTCACCATGGCCGCCGTCAACAGGGTGCAGCCGTCGCAGCTCGCCGAGGAGCAGCGCAACGCCACGCGCCTCTGGAGGCAGCTGGTGCGCGACGTCCGCGCCACGCTCCAGCACGAGGCGCAGCAGGTGACCCAGGCCGACGTGCAGGACGCCATGGACAGGGTCCTCGCGCTGGACGCCGCGTACCCGCTGCCGCTGCTCCCGGGGATGCTGGAGAAGTTCCCCAAGGCCGTGGAGCCCGCGCGGTGgtggccccgccgccgcccacaGCAACAGCCGAagagcagcagcaccaccacccGGTCCAGGAGCTTCGGGCGCCGCGGTGTCCGCACCACCTCCAACGGATGGAgccaggagctggaggaggagatgCGCGGCCTGCTGCGCGTGCTCCGTGCCAAGGACGAGCACCAGTACCTAACGGTGGGGAAGCTGGTGCTGTCCATCAACCGCGGCCTCGCCGTGGCGGGGCCCGCGCTGGCCGGCACCGCCGCGGTGGCCGCGGCCTTCATCGGGACCGGCGACGGCGCGTGGGCGTccggcgccgcggcggcgtgcggcgcgctggcggcggcggtgaaCACGGTGGAGCACGGCGCGCAGCTGGGCATGCTGTTCGAGCTGCTGCGCAACTGCGCCGGGTTCTACCGCAAGGTGCAGGAGGACATCGAGGCCGCCCTGGGGGAGGCCGACGTGGAGCGGCGGGAGAACGGGGAGGTGTTCCGGACCAAGGTCGCCCTGCTGCTGGGCCGCgacgcggcggagctccggcagtTCAGAAGGATGGCGTCGGCGTCGGTGAAGGATGACGACATCAAGGACTACGCCGGGAAACTCTTCTGA
- the LOC136463102 gene encoding peroxisomal membrane protein PMP22-like has protein sequence MYLSSIYYNLTPCSDDMFQLFGFAYGGPFGHFLYKFLDYIFQGKKDTKTIAKKVFLEQVTSSPWNNILFLFYYGYVVERRPLKEVTTRVKKQYPSVQLSAWMFWPIVGWINQQYMPLQFRVIFQSFVACCWGIFMNLRARAMSLKQA, from the exons ATGTACCTATCTTCTATCTATTATAATCTGACACCATGTTCTGATGATATGTTCCAGCTCTTTGGTTTTGCATATGGTGGACCATTTGGACATTTCTTATACAAATTTTTGGATTATATCTTCCAAGGGAAGAAGGATACCAAAACCATAGCAAAGAAG GTGTTTCTGGAGCAAGTGACATCTTCTCCCTGGAATAATATATTGTTCTTGTTCTATTACGGATATGTTGTTGAGA GGAGGCCTTTGAAGGAGGTGACGACCAGGGTGAAAAAACAATACCCTTCTGTGCAATTGAGCGCTTGGATG TTTTGGCCGATAGTTGGTTGGATAAACCAGCAGTACATGCCTTTACAATTCCGAGTGATCTTCCAAAGCTTTGTCGCATGCTGTTG GGGGATATTTATGAACCTTCGTGCGAGGGCCATGTCTCTGAAGCAGGCGTAG